In the Octopus sinensis linkage group LG17, ASM634580v1, whole genome shotgun sequence genome, one interval contains:
- the LOC115220797 gene encoding mucin-5AC isoform X7: MALPSYKNPPTVSQSTPQRSGRGYSNSSQSASGGGCSSSSSSPFYFSGQGHPSFTPIRVGSKAITLIKRPTDKHLNDAKIPKPPKPPDKPLMPYMRYSRKVWDSVKGANPDLKLWEIGKIIGQMWRELSEKEKQEYMDEYEAEKIQYNEAMKAYHNSPGYQAWIAAKGRLKNIAETEDEEREKPRQQNTLPDKSNLNSSKNGYDGIIEKEVAGRGPRRVRQSKSDSPRISIQPADDEDDFDDGLSVKHIAHARYLRNHRLINEIFSETMVPDVRTVIMSTRMSVLRKQVSSLTNHQKKLESELKLIEDRHEAKKRKFIESSESFHEDLKKLCESKPQITDEVFANMLAKVKEELRQRHAQFLQQQQQAKTAAALHQQLPLSSSPQQPPSTPTPPVASSMSPATPGSSSAATPGPPDLDMQESEISMKPKDEEKCDTVEKMEIEESKSNVDSTSSDKPEPSEVTKEEEELETPVTPAAPAAVAAVLKTEEAEPLPEPKTPVSTSESTTPPAPSTTTEEPASAPPETPVDESDKIENPSQPPPQVTEEKAAVAPAAAAAIAPPAAAVAPPAEPVATETTVPEKEAVSEEKPPQTTEVPPDSSPSSVATPAPASAPAPALLENIAPEATTVSGDSEETTATSEKTPTPPPPSSSPAPALSASSTTTTTTTTSTTVDTTTPTTTPTTTTTPTTTAAATAAITTTTPTTATTAVTSTTAITTATTTTTAAATTTTTTTTDTPTTAPPVSAASEAPETKPDNPATSESEAATEKETTVSPNNALQAEQWNGVKDSTEATSEGTADSEESNK; the protein is encoded by the exons AACGATGCCAAAATTCCCAAACCACCAAAACCTCCAGATAAGCCTCTTATGCCATATATGAGATACAGCCGTAAG GTATGGGACTCAGTAAAGGGAGCCAACCCAGACCTAAAATTATGGGAAATTGGTAAAATCATTGGACAGATGTGGCGGGAATTGTCCGAAAAAGAGAAACAGGAGTATATGGATGAATACGAAGCAGAGAag ATCCAGTACAACGAAGCAATGAAAGCCTACCACAATTCTCCCGGTTACCAGGCATGGATTGCTGCAAAGGGAAGACTCAAAAATATTG CCGAAACTGAAGATGAAGAACGAGAAAAACCTCGACAACAG AATACTTTGCCCGACAAAAGTAACTTGAATTCCAGTAAAAACGGTTATGATGGGATTATAGAGAAAGAAGTAGCTGGAAGGGGACCAAGACGAGTAAGA CAGTCCAAATCTGATTCACCCAGGATTAGCATACAACCTGCAGATGATGAAGATG attTTGATGATGGTCTTTCTGTGAAGCATATTGCCCATGCTCGTTATTTGAGGAACCACCGTCTCATTAATGAAATATTCAGTGAAACTATGGTTCCTGATGTTCGCACAGTTATTATGTCTACTCGGATGAGCGTCCTGCGGAAGCAAGTCTCTTCTTTAACCAACCATCAG AAAAAACTGGAATCTGAACTCAAGTTGATTGAAGATAGACATGAAGCAAAGAAGAGGAAATTCATAGAAAGCAGCGAATCTTTCCATGAAGATTTAAAGAAA CTGTGTGAAAGCAAACCACAGATCACAGATGAAGTATTTGCTAATATGCTTGCAAAGGTCAAGGAAGAGCTTCGTCAACGGCATGCACAGTTtctgcaacaacagcagcaggcaAAGACTGCTGCTGCTTTACATCAACAgttaccattgtcatcatcaccacagcaACCTCCGTCAACGCCAACACCCCCAGTTGCTTCCAGTATGTCACCTGCCACTCCTGGAAGTTCATCAGCAGCAACGCCTGGCCCACCAGATTTGGACATGCAGGAGAGTGAAATTTCAATGAAACCTAAAGACGAAGAAAAATGTGACACAGTTGAGaaaatggaaattgaagaatcaAAGAGCAATGTG GATTCTACATCAAGTGATAAACCCGAACCGTCTGAAGTGACTAAAGAAGAAGAGGAGTTAGAAACGCCAGTAACACCAGCAGCACCTGCTGCAGTTGCTGCAGTGTTGAAGACAGAAGAGGCTGAACCACTTCCAGAACCTAAGACTCCTGTTTCAACTTCAGAATCAACTACACCACCTGCG cCATCAACGACGACTGAAGAACCCGCATCAGCCCCTCCAGAAACTCCTGTAGATGAATCTGATAAAATTGAAAATCCTTCCCAGCCGCCGCCGCAGGTCACTGAG GAGAAAGCAGCAGTAgccccagcagcagcagcagcaatagccccaccagcagcagcagtagccccACCAGCAGAACCAGTTGCCACAGAGACTACAGTTCCTGAAAAAGAAGCTGTCAGTGAAGAAAAGCCACCTCAGACAACAGAAGTACCTCCTGATAGCAGTCCTTCTAGTGTTGCTACTCCCGCTCCTGCCTCTGCTCCCGCCCCTGCTCTGTTAGAGAATATTGCCCCTGAAGCTACTACTGTCAGTGGGGACAGTGAGGAGACGACAGCCACCAGTGAGAAGACACCTACTCCACCCCCTCCTTCATCATCGCCAGCTCCTGCCCTTTCAGCTtcctccaccactactactactacaaccacttctactactgttgatactactactcctactactactcctactactactactactcctactactactgctgctgctactgctgccatcaccaccactaccccaaccactgccaccactgctgtcacttctaccactgccatcactaccgccaccactaccactaccgccgctgccaccaccaccaccaccaccactacagacaCCCCTACCACTGCTCCTCCTGTTTCTGCTGCTTCTGAAGCTCCAGAAACCAAACCTGATAATCCAGCCACTTCAG AATCAGAGGCagcgacagagaaagagacaacTGTGTCTCCAAATAATGCCTTGCAAGCTGAGCAGTGGAACGGTGTGAAGGACAGCACTGAGGCTACTTCAGAGGGAACGGCTGATAGTGAGGAAAGCAACAAATGA
- the LOC115220797 gene encoding serine-rich adhesin for platelets isoform X2: MALPSYKNPPTVSQSTPQRSGRGYSNSSQSASGGGCSSSSSSPFYFSGQGHPSFTPIRVGSKAINDAKIPKPPKPPDKPLMPYMRYSRKVWDSVKGANPDLKLWEIGKIIGQMWRELSEKEKQEYMDEYEAEKIQYNEAMKAYHNSPGYQAWIAAKGRLKNIAETEDEEREKPRQQNTLPDKSNLNSSKNGYDGIIEKEVAGRGPRRVRQSKSDSPRISIQPADDEDDFDDGLSVKHIAHARYLRNHRLINEIFSETMVPDVRTVIMSTRMSVLRKQVSSLTNHQKKLESELKLIEDRHEAKKRKFIESSESFHEDLKKLCESKPQITDEVFANMLAKVKEELRQRHAQFLQQQQQAKTAAALHQQLPLSSSPQQPPSTPTPPVASSMSPATPGSSSAATPGPPDLDMQESEISMKPKDEEKCDTVEKMEIEESKSNVDSTSSDKPEPSEVTKEEEELETPVTPAAPAAVAAVLKTEEAEPLPEPKTPVSTSESTTPPAPSTTTEEPASAPPETPVDESDKIENPSQPPPQVTEEKAAVAPAAAAAIAPPAAAVAPPAEPVATETTVPEKEAVSEEKPPQTTEVPPDSSPSSVATPAPASAPAPALLENIAPEATTVSGDSEETTATSEKTPTPPPPSSSPAPALSASSTTTTTTTTSTTVDTTTPTTTPTTTTTPTTTAAATAAITTTTPTTATTAVTSTTAITTATTTTTAAATTTTTTTTDTPTTAPPVSAASEAPETKPDNPATSELDKVKQQTNLSVFTMKLQRRNFRAMMFLHYSKGKSAADSHEILYRLFQDLSPSYSTVKFWFGEFRRGKEDLEDDQRTSRPNTSILAENIEVIEAMLNSDKRLTPKEIEGTLSIGSGNVKWILQNHMHLKQHSCCWIPQTLNEMQKQARVEWCHYMLKKFENGGSPKVWDIVVEDQIWLYQYEPETKRQASVWVFPDEDPPLKLKRPRSVGKTMMATYFQRSGYLVTTSLTDREIVSAQWYVTKCLPQLFEAIKLKRPDSGLRGILLHHDDTRINTAAATLDLLAENHVQIISHPGSSPDLSPCDYFLFSKVKEKLRGIRFESPEEAVQALVNQMSQLSNFEWTQCFSNWFKRMKTCIDCEGDYFEKT; encoded by the exons AACGATGCCAAAATTCCCAAACCACCAAAACCTCCAGATAAGCCTCTTATGCCATATATGAGATACAGCCGTAAG GTATGGGACTCAGTAAAGGGAGCCAACCCAGACCTAAAATTATGGGAAATTGGTAAAATCATTGGACAGATGTGGCGGGAATTGTCCGAAAAAGAGAAACAGGAGTATATGGATGAATACGAAGCAGAGAag ATCCAGTACAACGAAGCAATGAAAGCCTACCACAATTCTCCCGGTTACCAGGCATGGATTGCTGCAAAGGGAAGACTCAAAAATATTG CCGAAACTGAAGATGAAGAACGAGAAAAACCTCGACAACAG AATACTTTGCCCGACAAAAGTAACTTGAATTCCAGTAAAAACGGTTATGATGGGATTATAGAGAAAGAAGTAGCTGGAAGGGGACCAAGACGAGTAAGA CAGTCCAAATCTGATTCACCCAGGATTAGCATACAACCTGCAGATGATGAAGATG attTTGATGATGGTCTTTCTGTGAAGCATATTGCCCATGCTCGTTATTTGAGGAACCACCGTCTCATTAATGAAATATTCAGTGAAACTATGGTTCCTGATGTTCGCACAGTTATTATGTCTACTCGGATGAGCGTCCTGCGGAAGCAAGTCTCTTCTTTAACCAACCATCAG AAAAAACTGGAATCTGAACTCAAGTTGATTGAAGATAGACATGAAGCAAAGAAGAGGAAATTCATAGAAAGCAGCGAATCTTTCCATGAAGATTTAAAGAAA CTGTGTGAAAGCAAACCACAGATCACAGATGAAGTATTTGCTAATATGCTTGCAAAGGTCAAGGAAGAGCTTCGTCAACGGCATGCACAGTTtctgcaacaacagcagcaggcaAAGACTGCTGCTGCTTTACATCAACAgttaccattgtcatcatcaccacagcaACCTCCGTCAACGCCAACACCCCCAGTTGCTTCCAGTATGTCACCTGCCACTCCTGGAAGTTCATCAGCAGCAACGCCTGGCCCACCAGATTTGGACATGCAGGAGAGTGAAATTTCAATGAAACCTAAAGACGAAGAAAAATGTGACACAGTTGAGaaaatggaaattgaagaatcaAAGAGCAATGTG GATTCTACATCAAGTGATAAACCCGAACCGTCTGAAGTGACTAAAGAAGAAGAGGAGTTAGAAACGCCAGTAACACCAGCAGCACCTGCTGCAGTTGCTGCAGTGTTGAAGACAGAAGAGGCTGAACCACTTCCAGAACCTAAGACTCCTGTTTCAACTTCAGAATCAACTACACCACCTGCG cCATCAACGACGACTGAAGAACCCGCATCAGCCCCTCCAGAAACTCCTGTAGATGAATCTGATAAAATTGAAAATCCTTCCCAGCCGCCGCCGCAGGTCACTGAG GAGAAAGCAGCAGTAgccccagcagcagcagcagcaatagccccaccagcagcagcagtagccccACCAGCAGAACCAGTTGCCACAGAGACTACAGTTCCTGAAAAAGAAGCTGTCAGTGAAGAAAAGCCACCTCAGACAACAGAAGTACCTCCTGATAGCAGTCCTTCTAGTGTTGCTACTCCCGCTCCTGCCTCTGCTCCCGCCCCTGCTCTGTTAGAGAATATTGCCCCTGAAGCTACTACTGTCAGTGGGGACAGTGAGGAGACGACAGCCACCAGTGAGAAGACACCTACTCCACCCCCTCCTTCATCATCGCCAGCTCCTGCCCTTTCAGCTtcctccaccactactactactacaaccacttctactactgttgatactactactcctactactactcctactactactactactcctactactactgctgctgctactgctgccatcaccaccactaccccaaccactgccaccactgctgtcacttctaccactgccatcactaccgccaccactaccactaccgccgctgccaccaccaccaccaccaccactacagacaCCCCTACCACTGCTCCTCCTGTTTCTGCTGCTTCTGAAGCTCCAGAAACCAAACCTGATAATCCAGCCACTTCAG AGCTTGACAAAGTTAAGCAGCAGACTAATCTTTCAGTATTCACCATGAAACTGCAGAGAAGAAATTTTCGAGCCATGATGTTCCTGCATTACTCGAAAGGGAAAAGTGCAGCTGACAGTCATGAAATTTTGTATCGATTATTTCAGGATTTAAGTCCCTCTTACAGTACAGTTAAATTCTGGTTTGGAGAATTTAGACGTGGTAAAGAAGATCTGGAAGATGACCAAAGAACTAGCCGCCCAAACACTTCAATACTCGCTGAAAATATTGAAGTTATAGAGGCAATGTTGAATAGTGATAAAAGATTGACACCTAAAGAAATAGAAGGTACCTTAAGCATTGGATCAGGAAATGTCAAATGGATTCTACAGAATCATATGCATTTAAAACAGCATAGTTGCTGTTGGATTCCACAAACTCTTAATGAAATGCAAAAGCAGGCTCGAGTGGAATGGTGTCATTATATgctgaaaaaatttgaaaatggaGGTTCTCCTAAGGTCTGGGATATTGTTGTAGAAGACCAGATTTGGCTTTATCAATATGAACCTGAAACAAAACGGCAGGCTTCTGTATGGGTCTTTCCAGATGAAGACCCGCCTTTAAAACTGAAAAGGCCTCGAAGTGTTGGGAAAACAATGATGGCAACTTATTTCCAAAGAAGTGGTTATTTAGTGACCACGTCTTTGACAGACAGGGAAATAGTCAGTGCACAGTGGTACGTGACCAAGTGTTTACCCCAGTTGTTTGAAGCAATCAAATTGAAGCGCCCAGACTCTGGTCTCCGGGGCATTCTCCTCCACCATGATGACACTCGTATCAATACTGCTGCAGCAACACTCGACTTGCTAGCTGAAAACCACGTGCAGATAATCTCTCACCCTGGCTCTAGCCCTGATCTGTCACCTTGTGATTATTTTTTGTTCTCCAAAGTGAAAGAAAAGCTGAGGGGCATTCGATTTGAGAGCCCTGAAGAAGCTGTCCAGGCACTGGTTAACCAAATGTCTCAACTGTCCAATTTTGAATGGACTCAGTGTTTTTCAAATTGGTTTAAAAGAATGAAAACTTGTATAGATTGTGAGGGGGATTATTTTGAAAAAACctga
- the LOC115220797 gene encoding serine-rich adhesin for platelets isoform X4, with protein sequence MALPSYKNPPTVSQSTPQRSGRGYSNSSQSASGGGCSSSSSSPFYFSGQGHPSFTPIRVGSKAINDAKIPKPPKPPDKPLMPYMRYSRKIQYNEAMKAYHNSPGYQAWIAAKGRLKNIAETEDEEREKPRQQNTLPDKSNLNSSKNGYDGIIEKEVAGRGPRRVRQSKSDSPRISIQPADDEDDFDDGLSVKHIAHARYLRNHRLINEIFSETMVPDVRTVIMSTRMSVLRKQVSSLTNHQKKLESELKLIEDRHEAKKRKFIESSESFHEDLKKLCESKPQITDEVFANMLAKVKEELRQRHAQFLQQQQQAKTAAALHQQLPLSSSPQQPPSTPTPPVASSMSPATPGSSSAATPGPPDLDMQESEISMKPKDEEKCDTVEKMEIEESKSNVDSTSSDKPEPSEVTKEEEELETPVTPAAPAAVAAVLKTEEAEPLPEPKTPVSTSESTTPPAPSTTTEEPASAPPETPVDESDKIENPSQPPPQVTEEKAAVAPAAAAAIAPPAAAVAPPAEPVATETTVPEKEAVSEEKPPQTTEVPPDSSPSSVATPAPASAPAPALLENIAPEATTVSGDSEETTATSEKTPTPPPPSSSPAPALSASSTTTTTTTTSTTVDTTTPTTTPTTTTTPTTTAAATAAITTTTPTTATTAVTSTTAITTATTTTTAAATTTTTTTTDTPTTAPPVSAASEAPETKPDNPATSELDKVKQQTNLSVFTMKLQRRNFRAMMFLHYSKGKSAADSHEILYRLFQDLSPSYSTVKFWFGEFRRGKEDLEDDQRTSRPNTSILAENIEVIEAMLNSDKRLTPKEIEGTLSIGSGNVKWILQNHMHLKQHSCCWIPQTLNEMQKQARVEWCHYMLKKFENGGSPKVWDIVVEDQIWLYQYEPETKRQASVWVFPDEDPPLKLKRPRSVGKTMMATYFQRSGYLVTTSLTDREIVSAQWYVTKCLPQLFEAIKLKRPDSGLRGILLHHDDTRINTAAATLDLLAENHVQIISHPGSSPDLSPCDYFLFSKVKEKLRGIRFESPEEAVQALVNQMSQLSNFEWTQCFSNWFKRMKTCIDCEGDYFEKT encoded by the exons AACGATGCCAAAATTCCCAAACCACCAAAACCTCCAGATAAGCCTCTTATGCCATATATGAGATACAGCCGTAAG ATCCAGTACAACGAAGCAATGAAAGCCTACCACAATTCTCCCGGTTACCAGGCATGGATTGCTGCAAAGGGAAGACTCAAAAATATTG CCGAAACTGAAGATGAAGAACGAGAAAAACCTCGACAACAG AATACTTTGCCCGACAAAAGTAACTTGAATTCCAGTAAAAACGGTTATGATGGGATTATAGAGAAAGAAGTAGCTGGAAGGGGACCAAGACGAGTAAGA CAGTCCAAATCTGATTCACCCAGGATTAGCATACAACCTGCAGATGATGAAGATG attTTGATGATGGTCTTTCTGTGAAGCATATTGCCCATGCTCGTTATTTGAGGAACCACCGTCTCATTAATGAAATATTCAGTGAAACTATGGTTCCTGATGTTCGCACAGTTATTATGTCTACTCGGATGAGCGTCCTGCGGAAGCAAGTCTCTTCTTTAACCAACCATCAG AAAAAACTGGAATCTGAACTCAAGTTGATTGAAGATAGACATGAAGCAAAGAAGAGGAAATTCATAGAAAGCAGCGAATCTTTCCATGAAGATTTAAAGAAA CTGTGTGAAAGCAAACCACAGATCACAGATGAAGTATTTGCTAATATGCTTGCAAAGGTCAAGGAAGAGCTTCGTCAACGGCATGCACAGTTtctgcaacaacagcagcaggcaAAGACTGCTGCTGCTTTACATCAACAgttaccattgtcatcatcaccacagcaACCTCCGTCAACGCCAACACCCCCAGTTGCTTCCAGTATGTCACCTGCCACTCCTGGAAGTTCATCAGCAGCAACGCCTGGCCCACCAGATTTGGACATGCAGGAGAGTGAAATTTCAATGAAACCTAAAGACGAAGAAAAATGTGACACAGTTGAGaaaatggaaattgaagaatcaAAGAGCAATGTG GATTCTACATCAAGTGATAAACCCGAACCGTCTGAAGTGACTAAAGAAGAAGAGGAGTTAGAAACGCCAGTAACACCAGCAGCACCTGCTGCAGTTGCTGCAGTGTTGAAGACAGAAGAGGCTGAACCACTTCCAGAACCTAAGACTCCTGTTTCAACTTCAGAATCAACTACACCACCTGCG cCATCAACGACGACTGAAGAACCCGCATCAGCCCCTCCAGAAACTCCTGTAGATGAATCTGATAAAATTGAAAATCCTTCCCAGCCGCCGCCGCAGGTCACTGAG GAGAAAGCAGCAGTAgccccagcagcagcagcagcaatagccccaccagcagcagcagtagccccACCAGCAGAACCAGTTGCCACAGAGACTACAGTTCCTGAAAAAGAAGCTGTCAGTGAAGAAAAGCCACCTCAGACAACAGAAGTACCTCCTGATAGCAGTCCTTCTAGTGTTGCTACTCCCGCTCCTGCCTCTGCTCCCGCCCCTGCTCTGTTAGAGAATATTGCCCCTGAAGCTACTACTGTCAGTGGGGACAGTGAGGAGACGACAGCCACCAGTGAGAAGACACCTACTCCACCCCCTCCTTCATCATCGCCAGCTCCTGCCCTTTCAGCTtcctccaccactactactactacaaccacttctactactgttgatactactactcctactactactcctactactactactactcctactactactgctgctgctactgctgccatcaccaccactaccccaaccactgccaccactgctgtcacttctaccactgccatcactaccgccaccactaccactaccgccgctgccaccaccaccaccaccaccactacagacaCCCCTACCACTGCTCCTCCTGTTTCTGCTGCTTCTGAAGCTCCAGAAACCAAACCTGATAATCCAGCCACTTCAG AGCTTGACAAAGTTAAGCAGCAGACTAATCTTTCAGTATTCACCATGAAACTGCAGAGAAGAAATTTTCGAGCCATGATGTTCCTGCATTACTCGAAAGGGAAAAGTGCAGCTGACAGTCATGAAATTTTGTATCGATTATTTCAGGATTTAAGTCCCTCTTACAGTACAGTTAAATTCTGGTTTGGAGAATTTAGACGTGGTAAAGAAGATCTGGAAGATGACCAAAGAACTAGCCGCCCAAACACTTCAATACTCGCTGAAAATATTGAAGTTATAGAGGCAATGTTGAATAGTGATAAAAGATTGACACCTAAAGAAATAGAAGGTACCTTAAGCATTGGATCAGGAAATGTCAAATGGATTCTACAGAATCATATGCATTTAAAACAGCATAGTTGCTGTTGGATTCCACAAACTCTTAATGAAATGCAAAAGCAGGCTCGAGTGGAATGGTGTCATTATATgctgaaaaaatttgaaaatggaGGTTCTCCTAAGGTCTGGGATATTGTTGTAGAAGACCAGATTTGGCTTTATCAATATGAACCTGAAACAAAACGGCAGGCTTCTGTATGGGTCTTTCCAGATGAAGACCCGCCTTTAAAACTGAAAAGGCCTCGAAGTGTTGGGAAAACAATGATGGCAACTTATTTCCAAAGAAGTGGTTATTTAGTGACCACGTCTTTGACAGACAGGGAAATAGTCAGTGCACAGTGGTACGTGACCAAGTGTTTACCCCAGTTGTTTGAAGCAATCAAATTGAAGCGCCCAGACTCTGGTCTCCGGGGCATTCTCCTCCACCATGATGACACTCGTATCAATACTGCTGCAGCAACACTCGACTTGCTAGCTGAAAACCACGTGCAGATAATCTCTCACCCTGGCTCTAGCCCTGATCTGTCACCTTGTGATTATTTTTTGTTCTCCAAAGTGAAAGAAAAGCTGAGGGGCATTCGATTTGAGAGCCCTGAAGAAGCTGTCCAGGCACTGGTTAACCAAATGTCTCAACTGTCCAATTTTGAATGGACTCAGTGTTTTTCAAATTGGTTTAAAAGAATGAAAACTTGTATAGATTGTGAGGGGGATTATTTTGAAAAAACctga